A stretch of alpha proteobacterium HIMB59 DNA encodes these proteins:
- a CDS encoding glutamyl-tRNA(Gln) and/or aspartyl-tRNA(Asn) amidotransferase, C subunit (PFAM: Glu-tRNAGln amidotransferase C subunit~TIGRFAM: aspartyl/glutamyl-tRNA(Asn/Gln) amidotransferase, C subunit), which translates to MSDIDIKRISYLAKLKLPSEKEEFYSKSLEDIIQWVDNLKKIETSNVKPLHNVTETTVSIRNDDIEKNNTTEEVLKNAPERAQNFFKVPKVVE; encoded by the coding sequence ATGAGTGATATTGATATTAAAAGAATTTCTTATTTAGCAAAGCTAAAATTACCATCTGAAAAAGAGGAATTTTATTCTAAATCTTTGGAAGATATCATTCAGTGGGTCGATAATTTAAAAAAAATTGAAACTTCTAATGTAAAACCTCTCCACAATGTAACAGAAACTACAGTCTCTATTAGAAATGATGATATTGAGAAAAATAATACCACTGAGGAGGTTTTAAAAAACGCACCTGAGCGAGCACAAAATTTTTTTAAAGTACCAAAAGTTGTTGAGTAA
- a CDS encoding RNAse H domain protein, YqgF family (PFAM: Uncharacterised protein family (UPF0081)~TIGRFAM: RNAse H-fold protein YqgF) — protein sequence MVVDTISDFLLSNIYSKKFLSIDYGTKYIGTAISDQTNIISIPYRTLDKKSLMDEIIEIIEKENIYGVIIGMPYHLDGSESEMSKQVKKFALELSEIIKNPILLLDERLSSKGYKSEKKDHLTTIHEKSACLILDDFLSLYKNSPSGI from the coding sequence ATGGTGGTCGATACTATATCAGATTTTTTACTAAGCAATATTTATAGCAAAAAATTTCTTAGCATTGACTATGGCACAAAATATATTGGTACAGCTATAAGCGATCAAACCAATATTATCTCAATTCCATATAGAACGCTTGATAAGAAATCTTTAATGGATGAAATTATTGAAATCATCGAAAAAGAAAATATTTATGGGGTTATCATTGGGATGCCCTATCATCTTGATGGTTCAGAGTCTGAGATGAGCAAACAAGTAAAAAAATTTGCACTGGAATTATCGGAGATCATTAAAAATCCAATTTTATTATTGGATGAACGACTTTCAAGTAAGGGCTATAAATCTGAAAAAAAAGACCATTTGACTACAATTCACGAAAAAAGTGCTTGTTTAATACTTGATGATTTCTTGAGTTTGTATAAAAACTCCCCTAGTGGTATCTAG
- a CDS encoding glutamyl-tRNA(Gln) and/or aspartyl-tRNA(Asn) amidotransferase, B subunit (PFAM: GatB/GatE catalytic domain; GatB domain~TIGRFAM: aspartyl/glutamyl-tRNA(Asn/Gln) amidotransferase, B subunit), with translation MVIGLEVHAQLKTSSKLFSSSPNLFGSEPNENVNFIDSGMPGMLPVLNWACIEKAIKTGFALNFTINKHSVFERKNYFYPDLPQGYQISQFEFPILSEGYLEIDQPDGSAKKIRIERAHLEQDAGKSIHDIDPKFSFIDLNRVGTPLLEIVSYPDLSSADDVVNYMSSLRQTLMYIDVCDGNMQEGSLRADVNLSVRKPGGELGTRCEIKNLNSFKFIRQAIEFEFQRQIEVLEDGGSVEQNTMLFDTSTGETRPMRSKEFSHDYRYFPDPDLLPVNLTDEQINQIKPSMEELPHEKMTRYTNEYKIDKDISKIIIAEKENTVLFERMVNESDVTPKNIASWLVGDIFAFIKDKNADVLSLLEFTKDITDLLKLISDDVISNKAGKEILPQVLEGKGKPSELVKKMGLEQVSDTSELEKIIDEALVGEEENIAKFQGGSDRVLGYFVGKCLKSTKGKGNPKLINKILLEKLKK, from the coding sequence ATGGTAATCGGGTTAGAGGTTCATGCTCAACTAAAAACATCTTCTAAATTATTTTCATCATCCCCAAATTTATTTGGTTCAGAGCCAAATGAAAATGTTAATTTTATCGACTCCGGTATGCCTGGTATGCTTCCGGTATTAAATTGGGCCTGTATCGAAAAAGCTATTAAAACGGGATTTGCTCTAAATTTTACGATTAACAAACATTCCGTTTTTGAGAGAAAAAACTACTTTTATCCAGACTTACCTCAAGGATATCAGATCAGCCAATTTGAATTTCCTATTTTGAGTGAGGGTTATTTAGAAATAGATCAGCCAGATGGAAGTGCAAAAAAAATTCGAATTGAAAGAGCTCACTTGGAGCAAGACGCTGGAAAAAGTATCCATGATATAGATCCTAAATTTAGTTTTATTGATTTGAATAGAGTTGGAACTCCTTTGCTAGAAATCGTTTCCTATCCAGATTTATCCTCAGCTGACGACGTAGTGAATTATATGTCTTCATTAAGACAAACTTTAATGTACATAGATGTTTGTGATGGGAATATGCAGGAAGGGTCACTCCGAGCAGATGTAAATTTATCAGTAAGAAAACCAGGAGGCGAACTTGGAACTCGATGTGAAATTAAAAATTTAAATTCCTTTAAGTTTATAAGGCAGGCAATTGAATTTGAGTTTCAAAGGCAAATTGAAGTTTTAGAGGACGGTGGTTCTGTTGAACAAAACACTATGTTGTTTGATACTAGCACTGGTGAGACACGTCCAATGCGAAGTAAGGAATTTTCTCATGACTATAGATATTTCCCAGATCCAGATTTATTACCAGTTAATCTTACAGATGAGCAAATAAATCAAATCAAGCCAAGTATGGAAGAGCTCCCCCACGAGAAAATGACTAGATATACCAATGAGTACAAAATTGATAAAGATATCTCTAAAATAATTATTGCAGAAAAAGAGAATACTGTTCTTTTCGAGCGAATGGTTAATGAGTCAGATGTTACTCCTAAAAATATTGCGAGTTGGTTAGTTGGGGATATTTTTGCTTTTATCAAAGATAAAAACGCAGATGTCCTTAGTTTATTAGAATTTACAAAAGATATTACAGATTTATTAAAATTAATTTCAGATGATGTGATCTCAAATAAAGCTGGAAAAGAAATATTACCTCAAGTTTTAGAAGGAAAAGGAAAGCCAAGTGAACTTGTAAAAAAAATGGGACTAGAGCAAGTCTCAGATACTAGCGAATTAGAAAAAATTATTGATGAAGCTTTGGTTGGTGAAGAAGAAAACATTGCAAAATTCCAGGGAGGTTCAGACCGAGTTTTGGGATATTTTGTTGGAAAATGCTTAAAATCAACTAAGGGCAAAGGCAACCCTAAGCTGATAAATAAAATTTTATTAGAAAAATTAAAAAAATAA
- a CDS encoding glutamyl-tRNA(Gln) and/or aspartyl-tRNA(Asn) amidotransferase, A subunit (PFAM: Amidase~TIGRFAM: aspartyl/glutamyl-tRNA(Asn/Gln) amidotransferase, A subunit) — MTKRQSISNLVNSLKEKRISVQELFDQFHNVAQENKNNSYNLVLDPDYQKSNIEASQERYSAGTNLPLDGIPLGIKDLFCTKGITTTASSKILSNFIPQYESFVTQQLLNDGAIFIGKNNCDEFAMGSSNETSHFGPVVNPWRNQNKPSEQLVPGGSSGGSAAAVAEGSCVASMGTDTGGSIRQPASLCGLVGLKPTFGSCSRWGIVAFASSLDQAGPITNSVEDAAYILNSINKHDFNDSTSSNHKRDDYLKDIDKKLDHKIKIGIPSDYLKNVTSEITAQIENTKKSLAAYDVEFVDVAFETTDYALSTYYIIAPAEASSNLARYDGIRYGVREEGGNLDDIYLNSRTSGFGDEVTRRILIGTYVLSAGYYDAYYRQAQKVRRLIKDDFQRVFQEVDFILTPTTPNEAFKIGEKLDPIAMYMNDVFTVPTSLAGLPGISLPSGLSSNGLPLGIQIIGNYFQEKKLLQLSHLIEKELSFNE, encoded by the coding sequence ATGACAAAAAGACAGTCAATTTCTAATTTAGTAAACTCTCTAAAAGAAAAGAGAATTAGCGTTCAAGAATTATTTGATCAATTTCATAATGTTGCTCAAGAAAATAAAAATAATAGTTATAATTTAGTTTTAGATCCAGATTATCAAAAATCAAATATTGAGGCATCTCAAGAACGATACTCTGCCGGAACTAATTTGCCTTTAGATGGCATTCCTTTAGGTATAAAAGATTTATTTTGTACCAAAGGCATTACTACAACAGCATCATCAAAAATTTTAAGTAATTTCATTCCTCAATACGAGTCTTTTGTTACTCAACAATTACTGAATGATGGTGCTATTTTTATTGGTAAAAATAATTGTGATGAATTCGCAATGGGTTCTTCAAATGAAACTAGCCATTTTGGTCCAGTCGTTAATCCTTGGCGGAATCAAAATAAACCATCTGAACAGCTTGTTCCAGGAGGTTCCTCGGGTGGATCTGCAGCAGCTGTAGCTGAAGGTTCTTGCGTAGCCTCTATGGGCACAGATACAGGTGGTTCAATTAGACAACCTGCAAGTTTATGTGGTTTGGTTGGATTAAAGCCTACATTTGGTTCTTGTTCTCGATGGGGAATTGTAGCTTTTGCCTCAAGTCTTGATCAAGCAGGACCCATTACTAATAGTGTCGAGGATGCGGCATATATTTTGAATTCTATTAACAAACATGACTTCAATGACTCAACATCTTCAAATCATAAAAGAGATGATTACCTTAAAGATATTGACAAAAAATTAGATCATAAAATTAAGATAGGAATACCTAGTGACTATCTCAAAAATGTAACCTCAGAAATAACAGCTCAGATTGAAAATACAAAAAAATCACTAGCTGCATATGATGTTGAGTTTGTAGATGTTGCTTTTGAAACTACTGATTATGCATTGTCTACTTATTACATCATAGCTCCTGCTGAGGCTTCATCTAATCTTGCCAGATATGATGGCATTAGATATGGAGTAAGAGAAGAGGGGGGCAATTTAGATGATATCTATCTTAATTCTCGTACCTCTGGATTTGGTGATGAAGTTACTAGAAGAATTTTAATTGGTACTTACGTGTTATCAGCTGGTTATTACGATGCTTATTATAGACAAGCTCAAAAAGTTAGAAGATTAATCAAAGATGACTTCCAAAGAGTTTTCCAAGAAGTAGATTTTATCTTAACACCTACGACTCCTAATGAAGCATTCAAAATTGGAGAGAAGTTGGATCCGATTGCTATGTATATGAATGATGTTTTTACTGTCCCTACAAGTTTAGCTGGCCTTCCGGGAATTTCCTTGCCCTCTGGATTGAGTTCGAATGGCCTACCTTTAGGAATACAAATAATAGGTAATTACTTTCAAGAAAAGAAACTACTTCAATTATCACATCTTATTGAGAAGGAGCTTAGTTTTAATGAGTAA